In Paenibacillus sp. FSL R7-0345, a single window of DNA contains:
- a CDS encoding glucose 1-dehydrogenase, with translation MKYAEKTVIVTGAGRGIGKAVAVAYAEEGAKVVVAELDVALGQAVAEEIRAAGGQAEFVACDVSREDEIVALVNHTADQYGTIDILINNAGIANPHTSTFYELSADEWDKVLNTNARSVFLATREAAKFMRSNSDGGSVVNLSSTRSLMSEPDTEAYAASKGAISALTHAMAVTLGEDGITVNCISPGWIETGDYKELREIDHKQHPSGRVGKPEDIARACLYLTAPENNFITGAQLVIDGGMTRKMIYEP, from the coding sequence ATGAAATATGCAGAAAAAACCGTTATCGTCACCGGTGCCGGCCGCGGGATCGGCAAGGCGGTTGCAGTTGCTTATGCAGAAGAAGGCGCAAAGGTGGTGGTAGCAGAGCTGGATGTTGCGCTGGGGCAAGCTGTTGCAGAGGAAATCAGGGCAGCAGGCGGGCAGGCTGAATTTGTAGCCTGTGATGTAAGCCGGGAGGACGAGATTGTTGCGCTGGTTAATCATACGGCAGACCAATACGGCACCATTGATATCCTGATCAACAACGCAGGGATTGCCAATCCGCATACATCTACATTCTACGAGCTGTCCGCTGATGAATGGGACAAGGTGCTTAATACGAATGCCCGCAGTGTGTTTCTGGCGACCCGGGAAGCGGCGAAATTCATGCGCAGCAATTCTGACGGCGGCTCTGTCGTTAATCTGTCCTCGACGCGTTCACTGATGTCTGAGCCGGACACAGAAGCCTACGCGGCGTCCAAAGGAGCCATCTCGGCACTGACGCATGCCATGGCTGTCACTTTGGGGGAGGATGGAATTACAGTAAACTGCATCAGTCCGGGGTGGATTGAAACCGGGGATTACAAGGAGCTGCGGGAGATTGATCACAAGCAGCACCCATCAGGCAGGGTAGGCAAACCTGAGGATATCGCCCGGGCCTGTCTCTATTTGACGGCGCCTGAGAATAACTTCATAACAGGCGCGCAGCTGGTCATTGACGGCGGCATGACCCGCAAAATGATCTATGAGCCATGA
- a CDS encoding DUF2500 domain-containing protein: protein MGSDPSWMFDLTGTVIPIFLVVMVGIVAVSAGRGLFQWSRNNSSPLLSIPARIVSKRSEVRQQQLQDDSQSSRTSTTYYLTYELQDGERMEFKVDGSEFGMSAEGDKGLLTYQGTRYHGFQRHPHYSTAE from the coding sequence ATGGGCTCGGATCCTTCTTGGATGTTTGATCTAACCGGGACGGTAATACCGATCTTCCTCGTAGTTATGGTTGGAATAGTCGCGGTATCTGCAGGCAGAGGCTTGTTTCAGTGGAGCCGCAATAACAGCTCGCCCCTGCTCTCGATCCCCGCCCGCATCGTCAGCAAACGCAGTGAAGTCCGCCAGCAGCAGCTTCAGGATGACAGCCAGTCCAGCCGGACCAGTACGACCTATTATCTGACCTATGAACTGCAGGACGGGGAGCGGATGGAGTTCAAGGTGGACGGGAGCGAATTCGGCATGAGCGCGGAAGGTGACAAAGGTTTATTGACCTATCAGGGAACCCGGTATCACGGCTTTCAGCGGCATCCTCATTATTCAACTGCAGAGTAG
- a CDS encoding pyridoxamine 5'-phosphate oxidase family protein: MAEYEKIESEAELRELLGFPGQLVQHKVIGVIDEHCRRFIAQSPILMLATSNDQGFTDVSPRGDAPGFVLVLDERRLVIPERPGNRRMDSLINLLSNPRAGLIFMIPGLEETLRVNGRATIIRDDQLLQKMEAQGRTPLVGIMIEVEECYTHCAKAFKRSSLWNPDSWPAKESLPNIPRIIADHVKLPGIGAEQVEASLNESYTKRLY, encoded by the coding sequence ATGGCTGAATATGAGAAAATTGAATCGGAAGCAGAGCTGCGCGAATTACTGGGGTTTCCGGGGCAGCTGGTACAACATAAGGTTATTGGTGTCATTGACGAGCATTGCCGGCGTTTTATCGCCCAGTCTCCCATCCTGATGCTGGCCACCTCTAATGATCAAGGATTTACGGATGTCTCACCGAGAGGGGATGCCCCCGGCTTTGTGCTGGTTCTGGATGAGCGCCGCCTGGTTATTCCCGAACGTCCGGGCAACCGCAGAATGGACTCGCTGATCAACCTGTTGTCGAACCCGCGGGCGGGGCTGATTTTTATGATACCGGGGCTTGAGGAAACCTTGCGGGTGAACGGGCGGGCTACAATTATCCGGGATGATCAGCTGCTGCAGAAAATGGAGGCACAGGGCCGTACACCGCTGGTCGGTATTATGATAGAGGTAGAAGAGTGCTATACCCACTGTGCAAAAGCGTTCAAGCGCTCCAGCCTGTGGAACCCGGACTCCTGGCCGGCTAAGGAAAGTCTGCCTAATATTCCGAGGATCATAGCGGATCATGTAAAGCTGCCCGGCATAGGCGCAGAGCAGGTGGAAGCTTCATTAAACGAGAGCTATACCAAACGGTTATATTAA
- a CDS encoding YCF48-related protein: MSSKIAGCKALRMAAAFLFILLIVSACTSTPAPEPTQPPQPTEAPEEGQTITLITPGDAKNVTNESTPKYQIQTRLTDFRLLNETVGLAWGVTKKELRIYMTKDNGGTWANISPSTNVQFMANPVYGEEIFFTDPDHGWIIRSAFGMTETVVLRTTDGGQSWKVSSFPDSNTVSSIYFSSPQSGWLMTSWDANSTKSSKALYATKDGGATWTMVMQNEQYNPNLPNNTIPMAGIVTGMIFKNTTRGLVTLQTGALPKIYMTSDSGATWHPGQEILVNEEWEGCDRVITGEPEFFGGDNTTGFLPVACQTDKQNSITYNGYFTANGGDNWRFVDFALSSQTGTNRYLPPVFIDTAAGWMLNGNLMYKTINQGQTWTMLPASSVLQSKLLEYPEIVKLQFISADVGWLLIQKEEDRRSILLQTTNGGVSWRVM; this comes from the coding sequence TTGTCATCCAAAATTGCAGGCTGTAAGGCGCTGAGAATGGCCGCTGCTTTTCTCTTCATCCTGCTGATTGTATCAGCCTGTACCTCGACACCGGCGCCTGAGCCTACCCAGCCTCCCCAGCCGACGGAAGCGCCGGAGGAAGGCCAGACGATCACGCTGATTACACCCGGCGATGCCAAGAACGTAACCAATGAGAGCACACCGAAATACCAGATTCAGACCCGTTTGACGGATTTCCGGCTGCTTAATGAAACGGTAGGTCTGGCCTGGGGTGTCACCAAAAAGGAACTGCGGATCTACATGACCAAGGACAACGGCGGAACCTGGGCAAATATTTCACCCTCGACCAATGTCCAGTTTATGGCGAATCCGGTGTACGGCGAAGAGATTTTTTTCACTGATCCGGATCACGGCTGGATTATCCGCAGTGCCTTTGGCATGACGGAAACGGTCGTTCTGCGGACCACGGACGGCGGCCAGAGCTGGAAGGTGTCTTCTTTCCCCGATTCCAATACGGTATCATCGATTTATTTCAGCTCTCCGCAATCCGGCTGGCTGATGACCTCCTGGGATGCCAATTCCACGAAGTCAAGCAAAGCGCTCTACGCAACCAAGGACGGCGGAGCTACCTGGACTATGGTGATGCAGAATGAACAGTATAATCCGAATCTGCCGAACAATACGATTCCCATGGCAGGGATTGTGACCGGAATGATTTTTAAGAATACGACCCGCGGACTGGTGACCCTGCAGACCGGTGCGTTGCCCAAAATCTATATGACCAGCGACAGTGGAGCAACCTGGCATCCCGGTCAGGAAATCCTGGTTAACGAAGAATGGGAAGGCTGCGACAGGGTGATTACCGGAGAACCGGAATTTTTTGGCGGCGATAATACAACCGGCTTTCTGCCGGTGGCCTGTCAGACAGACAAACAAAACAGCATCACCTATAACGGCTATTTTACCGCTAACGGGGGAGACAACTGGAGGTTTGTAGATTTTGCGCTGAGCAGCCAGACCGGCACTAACCGTTATCTTCCGCCCGTGTTTATTGATACTGCAGCCGGCTGGATGCTAAACGGAAATCTGATGTACAAGACCATAAACCAGGGTCAGACCTGGACCATGCTTCCGGCCAGCAGTGTGCTGCAATCCAAGCTGCTGGAATATCCGGAGATTGTAAAGCTGCAGTTCATTTCCGCCGATGTAGGCTGGCTGCTGATCCAGAAGGAAGAGGACCGCAGGTCCATTCTGCTGCAGACTACAAACGGCGGGGTTAGCTGGCGGGTGATGTAA
- a CDS encoding amino acid permease — MDLFRKKPLAAPLSDNAGKLSKTLGALDLTALGVGAIIGTGIFVMTGVAAAEHAGPGLVLSFVLAGIACVLSALCYSEFASTLPVSGSAYAYSYVAFGELLAWVLGWDLVLEYGVAAAAVSSGWSGYFQGLLEGFGIHLPTALSGAYNADKGTFINLPAVVIILLISYLLTRGIKETARFNAVMVVIKLAVVLLFIFTGMFYVKPENWTPFLPFGFHGVVNGAATVFFAYIGFDALSTAAEEVKRPQRDLPIGIISSLAICTVLYISVSLVLTGIVPYQNLNVSDPVSFALRFVDQNMIAGLISVGAIAGMTTVLLVLLFGQTRLLFAISRDGLLPDSLAKINPKTQTPVRSTWMVGGIIAVFSGFVPLDRLADLTSIGTLFAFLVVSLGVITMRRTHPDLKRGFRVPWVPVIPLLSAAACGYLMYNLGRETWIGFIIWLILGLLIYGLYGYKNSKLYKK, encoded by the coding sequence ATGGATTTATTCCGCAAGAAACCGCTGGCTGCACCCCTGAGTGACAATGCCGGCAAGCTCAGCAAAACCTTGGGAGCCCTGGATCTCACCGCCCTTGGAGTAGGTGCGATCATCGGTACCGGTATTTTTGTTATGACAGGGGTAGCGGCTGCGGAGCATGCCGGACCCGGACTGGTGCTTTCCTTTGTACTGGCCGGCATCGCCTGTGTGCTGTCTGCACTCTGCTATTCCGAATTCGCCTCAACACTGCCTGTGTCCGGTAGTGCTTATGCCTACAGCTATGTAGCATTCGGCGAGCTGCTGGCCTGGGTTCTCGGCTGGGATCTGGTGCTGGAATACGGGGTTGCAGCTGCAGCAGTCAGCAGCGGCTGGTCCGGATATTTCCAGGGGCTGCTGGAAGGGTTCGGCATCCATTTGCCTACGGCGCTGTCCGGGGCTTATAATGCGGACAAAGGCACTTTTATCAACCTGCCCGCAGTCGTTATCATCCTGCTGATTTCTTATTTGCTGACCCGCGGAATTAAAGAAACAGCACGGTTCAATGCGGTTATGGTTGTAATTAAACTGGCGGTAGTACTGTTGTTTATCTTTACCGGTATGTTCTACGTTAAACCGGAAAACTGGACACCGTTTCTTCCATTCGGCTTCCACGGGGTGGTGAACGGGGCGGCAACTGTTTTCTTTGCCTATATCGGCTTTGACGCCTTATCAACCGCCGCTGAGGAGGTCAAGCGTCCGCAGCGCGATCTGCCGATCGGGATTATCTCTTCACTTGCCATCTGTACAGTCCTTTATATTTCTGTCTCGCTTGTCTTGACCGGGATTGTACCTTATCAGAATTTGAATGTCAGCGATCCGGTATCCTTCGCGCTGCGTTTTGTCGATCAGAATATGATTGCCGGACTGATCTCTGTTGGAGCTATTGCAGGGATGACCACCGTTCTGCTGGTTCTGCTGTTCGGTCAGACCCGTCTGCTGTTCGCCATTTCACGGGACGGGCTGCTTCCCGATAGCCTGGCCAAAATTAATCCTAAGACACAGACACCGGTACGGAGCACCTGGATGGTCGGCGGCATCATTGCTGTGTTTAGCGGCTTTGTCCCGCTGGACCGGCTGGCAGACTTGACGAGTATCGGTACGCTGTTCGCATTCCTGGTCGTCTCGCTGGGCGTTATTACGATGCGCCGCACACATCCTGACCTCAAACGGGGTTTCAGAGTGCCATGGGTACCGGTTATTCCGCTGTTAAGTGCGGCAGCCTGCGGGTATTTGATGTATAATTTGGGCAGAGAAACCTGGATCGGCTTTATTATCTGGCTAATCCTCGGACTTCTAATCTACGGGCTGTACGGATACAAAAACAGTAAATTGTACAAGAAATAA
- a CDS encoding L-lactate dehydrogenase: MAPPFKPNRVVVIGTGAVGTTTAYTLLLRRRMQELVLIDVNHQKALGEALDMNHGMPFVGGVKLWAGTYEDCREADIIIVTAGASQKPGETRIDLLRKNISIFKDIIQKITKYNHHAILLIATNPVDILSYATLKISGFDRRRVIGSGTVLDSARFRYLIGKHKEIDPRSIHGQIIGEHGDSELPVWSLANIAGTDLGFDEAERQDIFEDTKNAAYEIIDAKGSTSYAIALALDRIVVSILDNEGAVLNVSTLLNNYNGVSDVFLGAPCVVDRSGVREVLDLPLSEEEQALFQKSADKLKSEISKLEL, from the coding sequence ATGGCCCCCCCATTTAAGCCCAATCGTGTCGTAGTCATCGGCACCGGTGCAGTAGGAACAACAACTGCTTATACCCTGCTGCTTCGCAGACGTATGCAAGAACTGGTACTTATAGATGTCAATCATCAAAAGGCGCTTGGAGAAGCGCTGGACATGAATCACGGCATGCCGTTTGTCGGCGGTGTGAAGCTATGGGCAGGAACGTATGAGGATTGCCGCGAGGCGGATATCATCATTGTCACTGCCGGCGCGTCGCAGAAGCCGGGAGAAACCCGGATTGACCTGCTGCGCAAGAACATCTCCATTTTCAAAGACATCATTCAAAAAATCACCAAATACAACCACCATGCCATCCTGCTGATTGCTACGAACCCGGTGGACATCCTGTCCTATGCCACCCTGAAGATCAGCGGATTTGACCGCAGACGTGTCATCGGTTCCGGTACAGTGCTCGACAGTGCACGGTTCCGTTACCTGATCGGGAAGCATAAGGAAATCGATCCGCGCAGCATTCACGGGCAGATCATCGGCGAGCACGGAGACTCCGAGCTTCCGGTCTGGAGCCTGGCCAATATTGCCGGTACCGATCTGGGCTTCGATGAAGCAGAGCGCCAGGATATTTTTGAAGACACCAAAAATGCCGCCTATGAAATTATCGACGCCAAAGGCTCTACGTCCTATGCGATTGCACTCGCGTTAGACCGTATTGTCGTATCCATTCTTGATAACGAAGGCGCTGTACTCAACGTATCCACCCTGCTTAACAACTATAACGGAGTGTCCGATGTGTTCCTCGGCGCGCCTTGTGTCGTTGACCGCTCGGGTGTACGTGAAGTTCTGGACCTGCCGCTAAGCGAGGAAGAGCAGGCTCTGTTCCAGAAATCAGCAGACAAGCTTAAATCCGAAATTTCCAAGCTGGAGCTGTAA
- a CDS encoding glycosyl hydrolase family 53: protein MDETFFKGMTYGWESTRGAYRQPYAEDSLRKLAETGSEWIALSFWTWQDTVHSTEIYFDYGYTMTDRDIEHTVKLAKQLGLKVCLKPVVNSRDGIWRARIGFPEDGDVYWAAWFKSYTNFIKHYAELAEELECELFCIGCEMVATESRETEWRNLISEVKGLYTGPIVYNANHGKEEGIEWLDEVDYIGTSAYYPVASVPGDSLENMRASWEQQKPRLKALADRFGKKLVFIEIGCRSALGCATMPWDFSHKELPASQEEQANFYRSALETFWDETWFAGFFWWDWSTKLYPADEAAANVGFDIYGKEAEQVLKEYYKRPVVR from the coding sequence GTGGACGAAACATTTTTTAAAGGAATGACTTATGGCTGGGAATCAACAAGAGGAGCGTACAGACAGCCCTATGCCGAGGATTCTCTGAGAAAGCTGGCAGAAACCGGAAGTGAATGGATTGCGCTGTCCTTTTGGACGTGGCAGGATACAGTGCATTCCACCGAGATTTATTTTGACTACGGATATACCATGACTGACCGGGACATTGAGCATACGGTGAAGCTGGCTAAGCAATTGGGGCTGAAGGTCTGCCTGAAACCTGTGGTTAACTCCAGAGACGGAATTTGGAGAGCGCGGATCGGCTTTCCGGAGGATGGGGATGTGTACTGGGCTGCCTGGTTCAAGTCCTATACGAACTTTATCAAGCATTATGCGGAGCTGGCGGAGGAGCTGGAGTGCGAGCTGTTCTGCATCGGCTGTGAGATGGTGGCTACGGAATCGCGGGAAACAGAGTGGCGCAATCTGATCAGTGAGGTCAAAGGCCTGTACACCGGTCCAATCGTCTACAATGCCAATCACGGAAAAGAGGAAGGGATCGAATGGCTTGACGAGGTGGATTATATCGGAACGAGTGCCTACTATCCGGTAGCCTCTGTACCGGGAGACAGCTTAGAGAATATGCGGGCCTCCTGGGAGCAGCAAAAACCGCGGCTGAAGGCATTGGCCGACCGGTTCGGCAAAAAGCTTGTCTTTATTGAAATCGGCTGCCGAAGTGCGCTCGGCTGTGCCACCATGCCATGGGATTTCTCGCATAAGGAGCTTCCGGCTTCCCAGGAGGAGCAGGCGAATTTCTACCGGTCGGCGCTGGAAACCTTCTGGGATGAAACCTGGTTCGCCGGCTTCTTCTGGTGGGACTGGAGTACAAAGCTGTATCCGGCGGATGAAGCTGCAGCTAATGTCGGTTTTGATATTTACGGCAAGGAAGCTGAACAGGTATTAAAAGAGTATTACAAACGTCCGGTGGTCCGCTAA
- a CDS encoding tyrosine-type recombinase/integrase: MNELETDYEEELEAFLIWMKDAGFTAYTQKSYLADVREFLNGLNGKRLESVKKLHVVSYLTSVRERGVSDSTRNRKHASINCLFRALIELELLTANPAAGIKKSKTEKNREPVYLDEGDLQQFLSAVSGKYRSRNLAVFLLMSYMGLRVGEVHTLNLNDYSPDRRSLRVFGKGRKWRNVPVPDAVAPFLEEAIAGRLAPWRSKEEAMFISQKGRRLSIRGIQGIAADTFGRFQEGVPEAHRRPYSSHKLRHSFATMLLRKGADLRTVQELLGHSSIQTTTVYTHITSREKEEAMSRLQISMPEKEAAVTE; encoded by the coding sequence GTGAACGAATTGGAGACAGACTATGAGGAGGAGCTGGAAGCTTTTCTGATCTGGATGAAGGATGCCGGCTTTACTGCTTACACGCAGAAATCTTATCTGGCGGATGTGAGGGAATTTCTGAATGGACTGAACGGCAAACGGCTGGAGTCTGTCAAAAAGCTGCATGTGGTCTCGTATCTGACCTCCGTGCGTGAACGGGGTGTCAGCGACTCCACACGTAACCGTAAGCATGCTTCCATCAACTGCTTGTTCCGGGCCTTGATTGAACTTGAGCTGCTGACCGCTAACCCGGCTGCAGGCATCAAAAAATCCAAAACCGAAAAAAACCGGGAGCCGGTTTATCTGGATGAAGGCGATCTGCAGCAGTTTTTATCAGCCGTCAGCGGGAAATACCGCAGCCGTAATCTGGCTGTCTTCCTGTTAATGTCTTATATGGGGCTGCGGGTAGGGGAAGTGCATACCCTCAACCTTAATGATTATAGTCCGGACCGCCGTTCGCTCCGTGTGTTCGGTAAAGGGCGGAAATGGCGGAATGTTCCGGTTCCGGATGCTGTCGCACCGTTTCTGGAGGAGGCGATTGCCGGGCGTCTGGCACCGTGGCGCAGCAAGGAGGAAGCCATGTTCATTTCGCAAAAAGGCCGGCGGCTGTCCATCCGCGGAATTCAGGGCATTGCTGCCGATACCTTCGGGCGGTTCCAGGAAGGGGTTCCCGAGGCTCACCGACGGCCGTATTCCAGCCACAAGCTGCGCCATTCCTTCGCTACGATGCTGCTTCGCAAGGGAGCGGATCTGCGGACTGTGCAGGAGCTGCTAGGCCATTCATCGATTCAGACCACTACTGTCTATACGCATATAACGAGCCGGGAGAAGGAAGAAGCGATGTCCAGGCTGCAGATCAGTATGCCGGAGAAGGAAGCGGCAGTTACGGAGTAA
- a CDS encoding LysR family transcriptional regulator, which translates to MESRHLFTFLVVVETGSFTRAAQKLDYAQSSITAQIQALENELGQPLFDRIAKKIILTDAGRRLLPYAQEISRMHALAQDALRSETELSGMLRIGAPESLAAFRLPGIIKEFRGSHPQVQITLKPGACWELTEFVRSGELDLAFLLQPETEYKDLTCETLVQEAMTLVAPLEHPLTCSEEVLPLDLKHETILHTETGCTYRTLFERHLNSHGVFPDPNLEFWSIEAIKQCVMSGLGISFLPLITVKNELAEGKLARLNWNDESQRVATQMAYHNKKWLSPALQEFLRIVRKHAAAWRTQTEVNSSERIGDRL; encoded by the coding sequence ATGGAATCGCGGCATTTATTCACTTTTCTGGTTGTAGTCGAGACAGGCAGCTTTACGCGGGCCGCCCAGAAGCTGGACTATGCACAGTCGAGCATCACCGCGCAGATTCAGGCGCTGGAAAACGAGCTGGGCCAGCCTTTATTTGACCGGATCGCCAAAAAAATCATCCTGACCGATGCCGGGCGCCGCCTGCTGCCCTATGCCCAGGAGATCTCCCGGATGCATGCCCTGGCGCAGGATGCGCTGCGCTCCGAAACGGAGCTGTCCGGCATGCTGCGGATCGGTGCGCCGGAATCGCTGGCTGCTTTTCGCCTGCCGGGGATTATCAAGGAATTCCGCGGCAGCCATCCGCAGGTGCAGATTACCCTGAAGCCGGGAGCCTGCTGGGAGCTGACCGAGTTTGTCCGTTCCGGCGAGCTTGATCTGGCTTTTCTGCTCCAGCCGGAGACAGAATATAAGGACTTAACCTGCGAGACGCTGGTACAGGAAGCGATGACACTGGTCGCACCGCTGGAGCATCCTCTGACCTGCTCAGAGGAGGTCTTGCCTTTGGATTTGAAGCACGAAACCATTCTGCACACCGAGACAGGCTGCACCTACCGCACATTGTTTGAGCGGCACCTGAACAGTCATGGTGTTTTTCCTGATCCGAATCTGGAATTCTGGAGCATTGAAGCGATTAAGCAGTGCGTAATGTCTGGTTTGGGGATTTCCTTTCTGCCGCTGATTACAGTCAAAAATGAACTGGCGGAAGGCAAGCTTGCCCGGCTGAACTGGAACGACGAATCACAGCGGGTAGCTACACAGATGGCTTATCATAACAAAAAATGGCTCTCACCCGCGCTGCAGGAGTTTCTGCGAATCGTTCGCAAGCACGCAGCCGCATGGCGCACACAAACGGAGGTGAACAGCAGTGAACGAATTGGAGACAGACTATGA
- a CDS encoding amino acid permease — MKQNHSLKRNIGMPQAIALYIGAVLGSGVLIVPGLAAEMAGPASLLAWGFMTLLILPLALSMGLLSAKYPNAGGVSHFVTLAFGPRAGAMVGWFFLMSVPIGGPVAALTGAGYMTAAMGWGDGARIAIAAAMLAVGLITNWIGMQVAGKVQIAVVIAIVSVLVFSFAAALPRMESVHFTPFMPHGWTSIGQAAAILFWCFIGWEAVSHLSEEFKDPQRAAIKGVTIAAVIVGVLYFLSALATVGTQSYLRGGADSSLVWIISQPLGAWGGFIAGLTGMFICTATIIAYTSAASRVAFALARQGYAPRWMSRLSARYQTPSGATMFLMGCYAVVLSLYGSGLLSITTLIQFPNATFILTYIGGCAAGIRLLKGNRLGVLISWISFVATVAVFPFTGWAIGYPVVIVACFAAIVWLKNIQPSLPDLPQSEVQQDQSKVI, encoded by the coding sequence ATGAAGCAAAATCATTCACTAAAGCGCAATATCGGCATGCCGCAGGCCATCGCCCTCTATATTGGAGCGGTCCTCGGGTCAGGGGTGCTGATCGTACCGGGCCTGGCAGCGGAAATGGCCGGTCCGGCCTCCCTGCTGGCCTGGGGCTTCATGACCCTGCTTATTCTTCCGCTGGCGCTGTCGATGGGACTGCTGTCGGCCAAATATCCGAATGCCGGCGGCGTCTCCCATTTCGTCACCTTGGCCTTCGGTCCGCGGGCCGGAGCAATGGTCGGCTGGTTCTTCCTGATGTCCGTCCCGATTGGCGGACCGGTGGCTGCCTTGACCGGTGCAGGCTATATGACTGCCGCCATGGGCTGGGGTGACGGAGCAAGAATCGCCATAGCTGCCGCCATGCTGGCGGTTGGACTAATCACGAACTGGATCGGCATGCAGGTCGCAGGCAAAGTACAAATCGCTGTCGTAATCGCTATAGTCTCTGTGCTCGTCTTCTCATTCGCCGCTGCCCTGCCCCGGATGGAAAGCGTACATTTTACTCCGTTTATGCCACATGGCTGGACCAGCATCGGGCAGGCGGCGGCGATTCTGTTCTGGTGTTTTATCGGCTGGGAAGCCGTGTCTCATCTGTCCGAAGAATTTAAAGACCCGCAGCGGGCAGCGATTAAAGGGGTAACGATTGCCGCTGTTATCGTAGGAGTGCTATACTTCCTGTCCGCGCTGGCGACAGTTGGTACCCAGAGTTACCTGCGCGGCGGAGCCGATTCGTCCCTGGTGTGGATTATCAGCCAGCCGCTCGGAGCGTGGGGCGGATTTATCGCCGGACTTACGGGCATGTTCATCTGCACAGCTACCATTATTGCTTACACCAGTGCCGCTTCTCGCGTAGCCTTCGCCTTAGCACGCCAGGGTTATGCCCCACGCTGGATGAGCCGCCTGTCGGCGCGGTATCAGACCCCGTCTGGTGCAACAATGTTCCTGATGGGCTGCTATGCGGTAGTGCTCTCCCTCTACGGAAGCGGTCTGCTGTCCATCACCACCCTGATCCAGTTTCCGAATGCCACCTTCATCCTGACCTACATCGGCGGCTGTGCCGCAGGCATACGGCTGCTGAAAGGCAACCGGCTCGGCGTCCTAATCAGCTGGATTTCTTTTGTGGCAACTGTGGCCGTATTTCCGTTTACCGGCTGGGCGATTGGCTATCCGGTAGTGATTGTGGCATGTTTCGCAGCCATTGTCTGGCTAAAAAACATTCAACCATCTTTACCTGACCTGCCGCAAAGCGAAGTACAGCAGGATCAGTCTAAAGTGATTTAA
- a CDS encoding alpha/beta hydrolase encodes MSDNKIVLEPAALKFANDNAEPPYLPDLGPEKGRETVNSVQSGEMDKPAVDIQDITISGGPGGDVPVRIIRPLDTAGAELPVILYIHGAGWVFGNSHTHDRLIRELSTGAGAAVVFPEYSLSPEAKYPTAIEEIYAVLEWIAKEGSNHGLDSGNLTVAGDSVGGNMTAAITLMAKERSGPKIAKQLLFYPVTDASFDTESYHLFAEGYFLQRTGMQWFWDQYTTDPQEREQITASPLRASLEQLSGLPQALIITGEADVLRDEGEAYAKKLREAGVPVTAVRFQGIIHDFVMLNAMADTEAKKGALLLATAWLKQ; translated from the coding sequence ATGTCTGATAATAAAATCGTACTCGAGCCTGCCGCATTAAAATTCGCAAATGATAACGCTGAGCCGCCATACCTGCCGGATCTCGGTCCGGAAAAGGGCCGGGAAACGGTAAACAGTGTACAGTCCGGTGAAATGGATAAGCCGGCTGTGGATATTCAGGATATTACCATCTCCGGCGGTCCTGGCGGAGATGTTCCCGTGCGGATTATCCGTCCGCTGGATACAGCAGGTGCAGAGCTGCCGGTTATCCTCTATATCCACGGTGCCGGCTGGGTATTCGGCAACAGCCACACCCATGACCGGCTGATCCGGGAATTGTCTACAGGGGCAGGAGCTGCTGTCGTTTTCCCTGAATACAGCCTGTCCCCGGAAGCTAAGTATCCTACCGCTATTGAAGAAATCTATGCGGTGCTTGAATGGATTGCCAAGGAAGGCTCCAATCACGGCCTGGACAGCGGCAATCTGACTGTAGCGGGTGACAGCGTAGGCGGCAATATGACAGCGGCTATTACTTTGATGGCCAAGGAGCGCAGCGGTCCCAAGATCGCCAAGCAGCTGCTGTTCTATCCGGTAACCGATGCTTCCTTTGATACCGAGTCCTATCATCTGTTTGCTGAAGGTTACTTCCTGCAGCGTACAGGAATGCAGTGGTTCTGGGATCAATACACCACCGATCCGCAAGAACGGGAGCAGATCACCGCTTCCCCGCTGCGGGCCAGTCTTGAGCAGCTGAGCGGTCTGCCGCAAGCGCTGATTATTACCGGAGAAGCAGATGTGCTGCGTGATGAAGGCGAAGCCTATGCCAAAAAGCTGCGCGAGGCGGGCGTGCCGGTAACAGCGGTGCGGTTCCAGGGCATTATCCATGACTTCGTGATGTTGAATGCAATGGCAGATACCGAAGCGAAAAAAGGCGCCCTGCTGCTGGCCACCGCCTGGTTAAAGCAGTAA